In a single window of the Zea mays cultivar B73 chromosome 5, Zm-B73-REFERENCE-NAM-5.0, whole genome shotgun sequence genome:
- the LOC100284437 gene encoding uncharacterized protein LOC100284437 translates to MSPASSMLTAVSLSSPLPAPRLRAAAAASSFAPPRRAAVALVVRAASASSKSPATAEAAPKKKRATGITQPKSVSPALQAIVGDPVIPRTEVLKRLWAYIKEHNLQDPSDKKVVVCDEKLKVLFAGRERVGFLEIAKLLNPHFVK, encoded by the exons ATGTCGCCCGCCTCTTCCATGCTCACCGCCGTGTCGCTCTCCTCCCCGCTCCCAGCCCCGCGcctccgcgccgccgccgccgcctcctccttcgCTCCGCCGCGCCGCGCGGCAGTCGCACTCGTCGTGCGCGCGGCGTCCGCATCTTCCAAGTCCCCTGCCACGGCGGAGGCGGCCCCGAAGAAGAAGAGGGCGACCGGCATCACCCAGCCGAAGTCCGTGTCGCCGGCGCTGCAGGCAATCGTGGGCGACCCGGTTATTCCCCGCACCGAGGTCCTCAAGCGCCTCTGGGCCTATATCAAGGAGCATAACCTCCAG GATCCCTCTGATAAAAAGGTGGTGGTTTGTGATGAGAAGCTGAAGGTCCTGTTCGCGGGGCGGGAGCGAGTGGGATTCCTTGAGATCGCCAAGCTTCTCAACCCTCACTTCGTGAAGTGA
- the LOC103625867 gene encoding probable protein phosphatase 2C 34, with product MLRALAARCCGHWPPGAAAADGMLWQAELRPHAAGEFSMAAAQANLAMEDQAQVLASPAATLVGVYDGHGGADASRFLRSRLFLHVQRVVQEQGGMSAEAIRSAFGAAEEEFHRQVRQEWRSRPRLAAVGSCCLLGAISGDTLYVANAGDSRAVLGRRVPGGGAAVAERLSAEHNAACEEVRRELAALNPDDAQIVVHARGAWRVKGIIQVSRSIGDFYLKKPEYSLDPLFRQVGAPIALKRPALSAEPSVQVRKLKPNDLFLIFASDGLWEHLSDDAAVQIVFKNPRTGIASRLVKAALKEATRKREVRYRDLRTIERGVRRHFHDDISVVVVYLDGHRERRHTRVVDSSSNCTSAPVDIHSSNSR from the exons ATGTTGCGAGCGCTGGCGGCGAGGTGCTGCGGCCACTGGCCGCCGGGCGCCGCGGCGGCGGACGGGATGCTGTGGCAGGCGGAGCTGCGGCCGCACGCGGCGGGGGAGTTCTCGATGGCCGCGGCGCAGGCCAACCTGGCCATGGAGGACCAGGCGCAGGTGCTGGCGTCCCCGGCCGCCACGCTCGTCGGCGTCTACGACGGCCACGGCGGGGCCGACGCATCCCGGTTCCTTCGCTCCCGGCTCTTCCTGCATGTCCAAC GCGTCGTGCAGGAGCAGGGGGGCATGAGCGCCGAGGCGATTCGGAGCGCGTTCGGCGCGGCCGAGGAGGAGTTCCATAGGCAGGTGAGGCAGGAGTGGAGGAGCCGGCCGCGGCTCGCTGCCGTGGGCTCCTGCTGCCTGCTCGGGGCCATCTCCGGGGACACGCTGTACGTGGCCAACGCCGGCGATTCCCGCGCCGTGCTCGGCCGTCGAGTGCCCGGCGGCGGGGCGGCCGTCGCCGAGCGGCTCTCCGCCGAGCACAACGCGGCGTGCGAGGAGGTGCGGCGCGAGCTCGCCGCGCTCAACCCCGACGACGCGCAGATCGTTGTGCACGCCAGGGGAGCCTGGAGGGTCAAGGGGATAATTCAG GTGTCGAGATCCATTGGCGATTTTTATCTCAAGAAACCGGAGTATAGCCTGGACCCCTTGTTCCGGCAAGTTGGGGCCCCTATTGCGCTGAAGAGGCCAGCTCTCAGCGCTGAACCATCAGTTCAAGTACGCAAGCTGAAACCAAACGACCTGTTCCTGATATTTGCTTCAGATGGCCTTTGGGAGCACCTCAGCGACGATGCTGCGGTGCAGATTGTCTTCAAGAATCCGAGAACT GGGATAGCCAGCAGACTGGTGAAGGCTGCCTTGAAGGAAGCGACCAGGAAGAGGGAGGTCAGGTACCGTGATCTGAGGACGATCGAGAGAGGGGTGAGGCGGCATTTCCACGACGACATCAGCGTCGTCGTGGTCTACCTCGATGGCCACCGCGAGCGCCGCCACACCAGGGTCGTTGACTCGAGCAGCAACTGCACCAGTGCGCCCGTCGACATCCACTCCTCCAACTCCCGCTAG
- the LOC100286312 gene encoding arginine N-methyltransferase 2 has translation MAAAPEELLCAAAKSGEEGEVAKLLASGADATHFDADGLTPLMHASAGGHAAVARLLLDCGAPWNALSPSGLSAGDLASDPDTYDLLLDHAIRSELVLGTVARRQAAPANGPPAESYLESRVSFSEERVMDAESKAVMMAWERPLMEAHARAVCQGGGKVLNVGFGMGLVDEAIQRYGPEEHTIVEAHPEVYERMLKLGWGDKKNVRIVFGRWQDVMPQLGSYDGIFFDTYGEYYEDMREFHQHLPKLLKPGGIYSYFNGLCGDNAFFHAVYCQLVALELANLGYSTQFIPLPVKDCLAEEVWKGVKRKYWQLDTYYLPACQSESESTIK, from the exons ATGGCGGCGGCGCCGGAGGAGCTGCTCTGCGCGGCGGCGAAGTCCGGTGAAGAGGGCGAAGTCGCTAAACTCCTTGCTTCAGGAGCTGACGCGACCCACTTCGATGCCGACGGCTTGACGCCGCTGATGCACGCGTCCGCGGGGGGGCACGCCGCCGTTGCGCGCCTCCTCCTCGACTGCGGTGCGCCCTGGAACGCGCTCTCCCCCTCGGGCCTCTCGGCAGGGGACCTAGCCTCCGACCCCGACACCTACGACCTCCTCCTCGACCACGCCATCCGCTCCGAGCTCGTCCTGGGCACCGTCGCGCGGCGGCAAGCGGCCCCCGCGAACGGTCCCCCGGCCGAGAGCTACCTCGAATCCAGGGTCTCGTTCAGCGAGGAGAGGGTGATGGACGCGGAGAGCAAGGCGGTGATGATGGCGTGGGAGCGGCCGCTGATGGAGGCGCACGCGCGGGCGGTGTGCCAAGGCGGCGGCAAGGTGCTCAACGTGGGGTTCGGCATGGGGCTCGTGGACGAAGCGATACAGAGGTACGGGCCCGAGGAGCACACCATTGTCGAGGCCCACCCGGAGGTGTACGAGCGGATGCTCAAGCTCGGATGGGGCGACAAGAAGAACGTCAGGATCGTGTTCGGGCGATGGCAGGACGTGATGCCGCAGCTCGGATCTTATGACG GCATATTCTTCGACACGTACGGGGAATACTACGAGGACATGAGAGAGTTCCACCAGCACCTTCCTAAGCTACTGAAGCCCGGAGGCATCTACTCGTACTTCAACGGCCTCTGCGGCGACAACGCGTTCTTCCACGCCGTGTATTGCCAGCTCGTCGCGCTGGAGCTCGCGAACCTTGGGTACTCGACGCAGTTCATCCCTCTGCCGGTCAAAGATTGCCTGGCGGAGGAGGTCTGGAAGGGCGTGAAGCGGAAGTACTGGCAACTGGACACCTACTACCTCCCTGCTTGCCAGTCAGAATCAGAATCTACTATCAAGTAG